In a genomic window of Streptomyces noursei ATCC 11455:
- a CDS encoding amino acid permease: protein MLENGAVPPSRDSYSGPPAAGGIGTRLMRRKPVERLVAEGGRGEGGTLRRSMGVWQLTMISIGATLGTGIFVVLGQAVPDAGPAVVLSFVIAGVTALFSALSYAELAGTIPVSGSSYSYAYATLGELVAWVCGWCLILEYGVSVAAVAVGWGQYLNEFLGGTLGFTIPDALSAPPGQGGYFNLPALLVVVLAMVFLLGGARESARANTIMVIVKIATLLLFCGVAIQGVKSGNFANFMPMGMAGVSAAGATLFFSYIGFDAASTAGEEAKNPQRDLPRAIMLSLVIVTALYCLVAAIAVGALPWQEFKGSEAALAGILKTVTGHDYWSVLLAFGAVVAIASVVLTVLYGQTRILFAMSRDGLVPKTFSKVHPKSGVPRVNTVIVSLFCGVLAAAVPLGELADATSIGTLFAFALVNVAVIVLRKTRPDMPRAFRTPFSPIFPAIGFLLCAFMMTRLGLVTWVVFGVWMVVGLVIYFGYGMRRSRLATAEK from the coding sequence GTGTTGGAGAACGGCGCAGTCCCGCCCTCGCGGGACAGCTATTCCGGGCCGCCCGCCGCCGGAGGAATCGGCACTCGGCTGATGCGCCGCAAGCCGGTGGAGCGCCTGGTCGCCGAGGGGGGCCGGGGCGAGGGGGGCACCCTCCGCCGCTCGATGGGTGTCTGGCAGCTGACGATGATCAGCATCGGTGCCACGCTCGGCACCGGCATCTTCGTGGTCCTCGGCCAGGCCGTCCCGGACGCCGGGCCCGCGGTCGTCCTCTCGTTCGTCATCGCCGGTGTCACGGCGCTGTTCTCCGCGCTCTCCTACGCCGAGCTGGCCGGCACCATCCCGGTCTCGGGCTCGTCCTACTCCTACGCCTACGCCACCCTCGGCGAGCTGGTCGCCTGGGTCTGCGGCTGGTGCCTGATCCTGGAGTACGGCGTCTCGGTGGCGGCCGTCGCGGTCGGCTGGGGCCAGTACCTCAACGAGTTCCTCGGCGGCACGCTGGGCTTCACCATCCCCGACGCGCTCTCCGCGCCGCCGGGCCAGGGCGGCTACTTCAACCTGCCGGCCCTGCTGGTCGTGGTGCTGGCCATGGTGTTCCTGCTGGGCGGCGCCCGGGAGAGCGCCCGGGCGAACACCATCATGGTGATCGTCAAGATCGCCACGCTGCTGCTCTTCTGCGGCGTCGCGATCCAGGGCGTGAAGTCCGGGAACTTCGCCAACTTCATGCCGATGGGCATGGCGGGGGTCAGCGCCGCCGGTGCCACCCTGTTCTTCTCCTACATCGGCTTCGACGCCGCCTCCACGGCGGGCGAGGAGGCCAAGAACCCGCAGCGCGACCTGCCCCGCGCGATCATGCTCTCGCTGGTGATCGTCACCGCCCTGTACTGCCTGGTCGCGGCCATCGCGGTGGGCGCCCTGCCGTGGCAGGAGTTCAAGGGCTCGGAGGCGGCGCTCGCCGGGATCCTCAAGACCGTCACCGGGCACGACTACTGGTCGGTGCTGCTGGCCTTCGGCGCCGTCGTCGCCATCGCCAGCGTCGTGCTGACCGTGCTCTACGGCCAGACCCGGATCCTCTTCGCGATGTCCCGGGACGGGCTGGTGCCCAAGACGTTCTCCAAGGTTCACCCCAAGAGCGGCGTGCCCCGGGTGAACACCGTGATCGTCTCCCTGTTCTGCGGTGTGCTCGCCGCCGCGGTGCCGCTCGGCGAGCTGGCCGACGCCACCAGCATCGGCACGCTCTTCGCGTTCGCGCTGGTCAACGTGGCCGTGATCGTGCTGCGCAAGACCCGGCCGGACATGCCGCGGGCGTTCCGCACCCCGTTCTCCCCGATCTTCCCCGCGATCGGTTTCCTGCTCTGCGCCTTCATGATGACCCGTCTCGGCCTGGTGACCTGGGTGGTCTTCGGTGTCTGGATGGTGGTCGGCCTTGTGATCTACTTCGGATACGGCATGCGCCGCTCCCGATTGGCCACCGCAGAGAAGTGA
- a CDS encoding GuaB1 family IMP dehydrogenase-related protein codes for MRFLNPKNGALEESSSVPYDLTYDDVFMVPSRSSVGSRQAVDLASRDGSGTTIPLVVANMTAIAGRRMAETVARRGGLVVIPQDIPIDVVTDVITWVKQRHLVLDTPIVLSPVSTVADALSLLPKRAHGAGIVVESGRPVGVVTEHDLAGVDRFTQVSEVMSKDLLVLDADIDPREAFNRLDAANRKLAPAVDADGMLVGILTRKGALRATLYTPATDADGKLRIAAAVGINGDVAGKAKALLEAGVDTLVVDTAHGHQESMISAIKAVRALDPQVPIVAGNIVAAAGVRDLIEAGADIIKVGVGPGAMCTTRMMTGVGRPQFSAVLECAAEARKYGKHVWADGGVRHPRDVAMALAAGASNVMIGSWFAGTLESPGDLQHTAEGQPYKESFGMASARAVRNRTSEESSYDRARKALFEEGISTSRMFVDPARPGVEDLIDSIIAGVRSSCTYAGAASVEEFAEKAVVGVQSAAGYAEGKPLHNSWS; via the coding sequence ATGCGATTCCTCAATCCGAAGAACGGCGCCCTCGAAGAGAGTTCTTCGGTGCCCTACGACCTGACCTACGACGATGTCTTCATGGTGCCCAGCCGCTCGTCGGTGGGCTCCCGCCAGGCCGTGGACCTCGCCTCGCGCGACGGCTCCGGCACGACGATCCCCCTCGTGGTCGCCAACATGACGGCGATCGCCGGCCGCCGCATGGCCGAGACGGTCGCCCGCCGCGGCGGTCTGGTGGTCATCCCGCAGGACATCCCGATCGACGTCGTCACCGACGTCATCACCTGGGTCAAGCAGCGCCACCTGGTGCTGGACACGCCGATCGTGCTGTCCCCGGTCTCGACCGTGGCGGACGCGCTGTCGCTGCTGCCCAAGCGCGCGCACGGCGCGGGCATCGTCGTCGAGAGCGGCCGGCCGGTCGGTGTCGTCACCGAGCACGACCTGGCCGGGGTGGACCGCTTCACCCAGGTGTCCGAGGTCATGTCGAAGGACCTGCTGGTCCTGGACGCGGACATCGACCCCCGCGAGGCGTTCAACCGCCTCGACGCCGCCAACCGCAAGCTGGCCCCCGCGGTCGACGCGGACGGCATGCTGGTCGGCATCCTGACCCGCAAGGGCGCGCTGCGCGCCACCCTGTACACCCCCGCCACGGACGCGGACGGCAAGCTGCGGATCGCGGCGGCCGTGGGCATCAACGGCGATGTGGCCGGCAAGGCCAAGGCGCTGCTGGAAGCCGGCGTGGACACGCTCGTCGTGGACACCGCGCACGGCCACCAGGAGTCGATGATCAGCGCGATCAAGGCCGTTCGGGCCCTGGACCCGCAGGTCCCGATCGTCGCGGGCAACATCGTCGCCGCCGCCGGTGTGCGCGACCTCATCGAGGCCGGCGCGGACATCATCAAGGTCGGTGTCGGGCCCGGCGCGATGTGCACCACCCGCATGATGACCGGCGTGGGCCGCCCGCAGTTCTCCGCGGTGCTGGAGTGCGCCGCCGAGGCCCGCAAGTACGGCAAGCACGTCTGGGCCGACGGCGGTGTCCGGCACCCCCGCGACGTGGCCATGGCGCTGGCCGCGGGCGCGTCCAACGTCATGATCGGCTCGTGGTTCGCGGGCACCCTGGAGTCGCCCGGCGACCTCCAGCACACCGCCGAGGGCCAGCCGTACAAGGAGAGCTTCGGCATGGCCTCCGCGCGTGCGGTGCGCAACCGCACCAGCGAGGAGTCGTCCTACGACCGCGCCCGCAAGGCGCTGTTCGAGGAGGGCATCTCCACCTCGCGGATGTTCGTCGACCCGGCCCGTCCCGGCGTCGAGGACCTGATCGACTCGATCATCGCGGGCGTCCGCAGCTCCTGCACGTACGCCGGCGCCGCCTCGGTCGAGGAGTTCGCCGAGAAGGCCGTGGTCGGCGTGCAGAGCGCCGCCGGCTACGCCGAGGGCAAGCCCCTGCACAACAGCTGGAGCTGA
- a CDS encoding TIGR03619 family F420-dependent LLM class oxidoreductase, with protein sequence MTLRLGLGLPQMPQYDPRRDVRDVARAAEEIGFDSVWGFERTLIPNEPLDGLYGVPGRPWPDFYRHCADPLVTLTLAAAVTDRVRLGSSVLVSGLHAPFPLARMLATLDAASGGRVLAGLGTGWSQDEYRAAGVTAYADRGAQLDELLDVCAAVWGPDPVAYRGRWTEIAPASVGPKPARPVPVYLAGSNGRALERVARRADGWLPGHLTGAQLAPLLGRLRAAAERHGRDAGELDVVLRVGVDLTGAPLPEDGRRPYTGSHEQVLADLAGAADAGAREVLLDFQVHCRDGKELTDRAADLYGRIRAAGL encoded by the coding sequence ATGACGTTACGACTGGGACTGGGGTTGCCCCAGATGCCGCAGTACGACCCGCGGCGCGATGTGCGGGACGTGGCCCGCGCCGCGGAGGAGATCGGATTCGACAGCGTCTGGGGCTTCGAGCGGACGCTGATCCCGAACGAGCCGCTGGACGGGCTCTACGGCGTCCCGGGCCGGCCCTGGCCCGACTTCTACCGCCACTGCGCCGACCCGTTGGTCACCCTGACGCTGGCCGCCGCCGTCACCGACCGGGTCCGGCTGGGCAGCAGCGTGCTGGTCTCCGGGCTGCATGCGCCGTTCCCGCTCGCCCGGATGCTGGCGACGCTGGACGCGGCCAGCGGCGGGCGGGTGCTGGCGGGCCTGGGGACCGGCTGGTCCCAGGACGAGTACCGGGCCGCCGGGGTCACCGCGTACGCCGACCGCGGCGCCCAGCTGGACGAGCTGCTGGACGTCTGCGCGGCGGTCTGGGGCCCCGACCCGGTCGCGTACCGGGGCCGCTGGACGGAGATCGCGCCGGCCTCGGTCGGCCCCAAGCCGGCCCGTCCGGTCCCGGTCTACCTGGCCGGGAGCAACGGCCGAGCCCTGGAGCGGGTGGCGCGGCGCGCCGACGGCTGGCTCCCCGGCCATCTGACGGGCGCCCAACTCGCCCCGCTGCTGGGGAGGTTGCGGGCGGCGGCCGAACGGCACGGCCGGGACGCCGGGGAGCTGGACGTCGTCCTGCGGGTCGGGGTCGACCTGACCGGCGCGCCGCTGCCGGAGGACGGCCGCCGTCCGTACACCGGCAGCCACGAACAGGTGCTGGCGGATCTGGCCGGTGCCGCCGACGCCGGTGCCCGGGAGGTCCTGCTGGACTTCCAGGTGCACTGCCGGGACGGCAAGGAGCTGACCGACCGGGCCGCCGACCTGTACGGGCGGATCCGGGCGGCCGGGCTGTAG
- a CDS encoding DUF5995 family protein, with protein MTTFQQHAGNGPPHAVAESVAGPAGGAGPATTAGVAQVLERMRALDRALPTDDGVAVFNRVYLAVTEAVAERVGDGAFEDPRAAGELDVRFALRYFTAVDADATGLRPPACWRPLFQLRRHPRIRPLQFALAGINAHIGHDLALAVVDTCRALECEPPALEGDFDRIGTLLTGLEEGIRETLMPGPDLLDIADPLTHLVGSWSLEMARDGAWAAARMLWGARRLPDVAEEFADRLDASVGLIGRCLLTPLG; from the coding sequence ATGACGACCTTTCAGCAACATGCCGGAAACGGCCCGCCGCACGCCGTCGCGGAATCCGTCGCCGGGCCCGCCGGCGGCGCCGGACCTGCGACGACCGCGGGAGTGGCGCAGGTACTGGAACGAATGCGGGCGCTGGACCGGGCGCTGCCCACCGACGACGGGGTGGCCGTGTTCAACCGGGTCTATCTGGCCGTCACCGAGGCCGTCGCCGAGCGGGTCGGCGACGGCGCCTTCGAGGACCCCCGGGCCGCCGGCGAACTGGACGTGCGCTTCGCCCTCCGCTACTTCACCGCGGTGGACGCCGACGCCACCGGGCTGCGGCCGCCGGCCTGCTGGCGTCCGCTGTTCCAACTGCGCCGCCACCCCCGGATCCGCCCGCTCCAGTTCGCCCTCGCCGGCATCAACGCGCACATCGGCCACGACCTCGCACTGGCGGTGGTGGACACCTGCCGGGCGCTGGAGTGCGAACCCCCCGCTCTGGAAGGCGACTTCGACCGCATCGGCACGCTCCTGACCGGCCTGGAGGAGGGCATCCGGGAGACCCTGATGCCCGGCCCCGACCTCCTGGACATCGCCGATCCGCTCACCCATCTCGTCGGGTCCTGGAGCCTGGAGATGGCCCGCGACGGCGCCTGGGCAGCGGCCCGGATGCTGTGGGGCGCCCGCCGGCTCCCGGACGTGGCCGAGGAGTTCGCCGACCGCCTGGACGCGAGCGTCGGCCTGATCGGGCGCTGTCTGCTGACCCCGCTCGGCTAG
- a CDS encoding LysR family transcriptional regulator translates to MIARYANIDLNLLIALDALLEEESVTGAADRIGLSGPAMSRALGRIRRTVGDPILVRAGRHMVPTPHALEIKAEVRRLVEAAQVVLTPSAPVDPARLARSFAINASDLFVTVVGPALLARVARQAPGVVLRFLGEGHADLPLLRDGAADLGLGVGDGPQSEIRTEPLFTDRAVAVVRDGHPLAAGPLTVRRYADAPHLNFSRRGRLTGPIDAALAEHGLRRRVIATVPTLAAALMMVRDSDAVGMGPERAGASMVRELGLRTLPVPLDLPPLRMVMAWHPRQDADPGHVWLRGVVRATVAAVVA, encoded by the coding sequence ATGATTGCGCGATACGCAAACATCGACCTCAACCTGCTGATCGCCCTGGACGCACTCCTGGAGGAAGAGAGCGTCACCGGCGCCGCCGATCGGATCGGGCTCTCCGGGCCCGCGATGAGCCGGGCGCTCGGCCGGATCCGGCGGACCGTCGGCGATCCGATCCTGGTCCGCGCCGGCCGCCACATGGTGCCGACCCCGCACGCCCTGGAGATCAAGGCCGAGGTGCGGCGGCTGGTCGAGGCCGCGCAGGTGGTGCTGACCCCGTCCGCCCCCGTCGACCCGGCGCGGCTGGCCCGCAGCTTCGCCATCAACGCCAGCGACCTCTTCGTCACCGTCGTCGGGCCCGCGTTGCTCGCCCGGGTCGCCCGGCAGGCGCCGGGGGTGGTGCTGCGGTTCCTCGGCGAGGGGCATGCCGATCTGCCGCTGCTGCGGGACGGCGCGGCCGACCTGGGGCTGGGCGTGGGCGACGGCCCGCAGTCGGAGATCCGCACCGAGCCGCTGTTCACCGACCGCGCGGTCGCGGTCGTCCGGGACGGCCACCCGCTGGCCGCCGGGCCGCTGACCGTCCGCCGGTACGCCGACGCGCCGCACCTCAACTTCTCCCGGCGCGGGCGGCTGACCGGCCCCATCGACGCCGCGCTGGCCGAGCACGGGCTGCGCCGCCGGGTGATCGCCACCGTCCCGACCCTGGCGGCGGCGCTGATGATGGTGCGGGACAGCGACGCGGTGGGCATGGGCCCGGAGCGCGCCGGGGCCTCGATGGTCCGGGAACTGGGTCTGCGCACCCTGCCCGTCCCGCTGGACCTCCCGCCGCTGCGGATGGTGATGGCCTGGCACCCCCGGCAGGACGCCGACCCGGGCCATGTGTGGCTGCGCGGGGTGGTGCGCGCGACGGTGGCCGCCGTGGTGGCCTGA
- a CDS encoding nuclear transport factor 2 family protein, whose product MTPHESATAAPTTPAAEAAETARQLRHLTDRAAVADLLGRYLRSLDEGVFDEAWGRAFYAADATAEMPLGTVRGRDAIVARIRAGMALFDRTVHLGGAPVIEIDGDRATAHGPQLSTHVLADGSEALFVSGGRAETELVRTPDGWRIAASALRVTWTRGTPPRLPAGTGPADAA is encoded by the coding sequence ATGACCCCACACGAGAGCGCGACCGCCGCCCCGACCACCCCCGCCGCCGAGGCCGCCGAGACGGCGCGGCAGCTGCGCCACCTCACCGACCGCGCCGCCGTCGCCGACCTGCTGGGCCGCTATCTGCGCTCCCTGGACGAGGGGGTGTTCGACGAGGCGTGGGGCCGCGCCTTCTACGCCGCGGACGCCACCGCCGAGATGCCGCTCGGCACCGTCCGAGGCCGGGACGCCATCGTGGCGCGGATCCGTGCGGGGATGGCGCTGTTCGACCGGACCGTGCACCTGGGCGGCGCCCCGGTCATCGAGATCGACGGCGACCGGGCGACCGCCCACGGGCCCCAGCTGAGCACCCATGTACTGGCGGACGGATCCGAGGCGCTCTTCGTCTCCGGCGGCCGGGCCGAGACCGAGCTGGTGCGCACCCCGGACGGCTGGCGGATCGCCGCCTCCGCCCTGCGCGTCACATGGACCCGGGGCACCCCGCCGCGCCTGCCGGCGGGAACGGGACCGGCGGACGCCGCCTGA
- a CDS encoding flavin monoamine oxidase family protein, translating to MTSTVPPAVPHTTAQPPITMFGPDFPYAYDDYLAHPAGLGQIPATEHGTEVAIVGGGLSGIVTAYELMKMGLKPVVYEADQIGGRLRTVGFDGCSAAGDESVLNCELGAMRFPPSSTALQHYIDLVGLTTRPFPNPLAESTPSTVVDLKGESHYAETLDDLPAVYRQVAEAWNACLEEGADFSDMNQAMRERDVPRIREIWAQLVEKLDNQTFYGFLCDSKAFTSFRHREIFGQVGFGTGGWDTDFPNSILEILRVVYTEADDHHRGIVGGSQQLPLRLWEREPRKIVHWAPGTSLSSLHGGVPRPAVTRLHRTAGNRITVTDASGDIRSYKAVVFTAQSWMLLSKIDCDDDLFPIDHWTAIERTHYMESSKLFVPVDRPFWLDKDEETGRDVMSMTLTDRMTRGTYLLDNGPDQPAVICLSYTWCDDSLKWLPLSANERMEVMLKSLGEIYPKVDIRKHIIGNPVTVSWENEPYFMGAFKANLPGHYRYQRRLFTHFMQELLPEDKRGIFLAGDDISWTAGWAEGAIQTALNAVWGVMHHLGGGTDATNPGPGDVYDEIAPVELPED from the coding sequence ATGACGTCCACGGTGCCCCCCGCCGTCCCGCACACCACCGCGCAGCCGCCGATCACCATGTTCGGCCCGGACTTCCCCTACGCGTACGACGACTACCTCGCGCACCCGGCGGGCCTGGGCCAGATCCCGGCGACCGAGCACGGCACCGAGGTCGCCATCGTCGGCGGCGGCCTCTCCGGCATCGTCACCGCGTACGAGCTGATGAAGATGGGCCTCAAGCCCGTCGTCTACGAGGCGGACCAGATAGGCGGCCGGCTGCGCACCGTGGGCTTCGACGGCTGCTCCGCCGCAGGTGACGAGAGTGTGCTCAACTGCGAACTGGGCGCGATGCGCTTCCCGCCGTCCTCCACCGCGCTCCAGCACTACATCGACCTGGTGGGCCTCACGACCCGGCCGTTCCCCAACCCGCTCGCCGAGTCCACCCCCTCGACCGTCGTCGACCTCAAGGGCGAGTCGCACTACGCCGAGACCCTCGACGACCTGCCCGCGGTCTACCGCCAGGTCGCCGAGGCGTGGAACGCCTGCCTGGAGGAGGGCGCCGACTTCTCCGACATGAACCAGGCCATGCGCGAGCGCGACGTCCCGCGCATCCGCGAGATCTGGGCGCAGCTCGTCGAGAAGCTCGACAACCAGACCTTCTACGGCTTCCTCTGCGACTCCAAGGCGTTCACCTCCTTCCGGCACCGTGAGATCTTCGGCCAGGTCGGCTTCGGCACCGGCGGCTGGGACACCGACTTCCCCAACTCCATCCTGGAGATCCTGCGGGTCGTCTACACCGAGGCCGACGACCACCATCGCGGCATCGTCGGCGGCTCCCAGCAGCTGCCGCTGCGCCTGTGGGAGCGCGAGCCGCGCAAGATCGTGCACTGGGCGCCGGGCACCTCGCTGTCGTCGCTGCACGGCGGCGTGCCGCGGCCGGCCGTGACCCGGCTGCACCGCACCGCCGGCAACCGCATCACCGTCACCGACGCCTCCGGCGACATCCGCTCCTACAAGGCGGTGGTCTTCACCGCGCAGAGCTGGATGCTGCTGTCGAAGATCGACTGTGACGACGACCTGTTCCCGATCGACCACTGGACGGCGATCGAGCGCACCCACTACATGGAGTCCAGCAAGCTCTTCGTCCCCGTCGACCGGCCGTTCTGGCTGGACAAGGACGAAGAGACCGGGCGCGACGTGATGTCGATGACGCTCACCGACCGCATGACGCGCGGGACGTACCTCCTCGACAACGGCCCGGACCAGCCGGCCGTCATCTGCCTCTCCTACACCTGGTGCGACGACAGCCTGAAGTGGCTGCCGCTGTCGGCGAACGAGCGCATGGAGGTCATGCTCAAGTCGCTCGGCGAGATCTATCCCAAGGTCGACATCCGCAAGCACATCATCGGCAACCCGGTGACCGTGTCCTGGGAGAACGAGCCCTACTTCATGGGCGCGTTCAAGGCCAACCTGCCCGGCCACTACCGCTACCAGCGGCGCCTGTTCACCCACTTCATGCAGGAGCTGCTCCCCGAGGACAAGCGCGGCATCTTCCTCGCCGGCGACGACATCTCCTGGACGGCCGGTTGGGCCGAGGGCGCCATCCAGACCGCGCTGAACGCGGTCTGGGGCGTGATGCACCACCTCGGCGGCGGCACCGACGCGACCAACCCCGGCCCCGGCGACGTCTACGACGAGATCGCTCCGGTGGAGCTCCCGGAGGACTGA
- a CDS encoding phospholipase, producing the protein MSRRLVATLVTPLLAVSALAVAAAPAQAAPADKPQVMASFTQTSAASYDNWLAARNNQAKWASYDFDWSTDYCSKSPDNPFGFPFKLSCARHDFGYRNYKKAGTFSANKARLDSALYEDLKRVCAGYSGATKTSCDGLAWTYYEAVKNLGS; encoded by the coding sequence GTGTCCCGAAGACTCGTCGCCACGCTGGTCACACCGTTACTCGCGGTCTCCGCGCTGGCCGTGGCCGCCGCCCCGGCCCAGGCCGCCCCCGCCGACAAGCCGCAGGTGATGGCGAGCTTCACGCAGACCAGCGCGGCGAGTTACGACAACTGGCTGGCGGCCCGCAACAATCAGGCGAAATGGGCCTCCTACGATTTCGACTGGTCCACCGACTATTGCTCCAAGTCCCCGGACAATCCCTTCGGATTCCCTTTCAAACTTTCCTGTGCCCGGCATGACTTCGGCTACCGCAACTACAAGAAGGCGGGCACTTTCTCCGCCAACAAGGCGCGTTTGGACAGCGCCCTCTACGAGGACCTGAAGCGGGTCTGCGCGGGATATTCCGGCGCGACGAAGACGTCCTGCGACGGGCTGGCCTGGACGTACTACGAGGCCGTCAAGAACCTCGGTTCGTGA
- a CDS encoding carbon-nitrogen hydrolase family protein yields the protein MSPLHTALLQSSGRPGDVAHNLKVLDEAAREAAATGARLLACPELFLTGYAIGGDLHRLAEPADGASARAVAAIAAEHRIAVLYGYPERAPEEHGVVYNSARLIGPDGTPLANYRKTHLFGCFEREWFTPGERQVVQAELDGLRIGLLICYDVEFPENVRAHALAGTDLLLVPTAQMHPFQIVPEQMIPVRAFENQMYVAYVNRVGAEGEFEFVGLSCLAGPDGVVRTRAGRSEQLVQAAVDPEFLKEARENNPYLQDRRPELYTDLA from the coding sequence ATGTCGCCACTGCACACCGCCCTGCTGCAGAGTTCGGGACGGCCCGGCGACGTGGCGCACAACCTGAAGGTCCTCGACGAGGCGGCCCGCGAGGCGGCCGCGACCGGCGCCCGGCTGCTCGCCTGCCCCGAGCTGTTCCTCACCGGCTACGCGATCGGCGGCGACCTGCACCGCCTGGCCGAGCCGGCCGACGGCGCCAGCGCCCGGGCCGTCGCCGCGATCGCCGCCGAACACCGGATCGCGGTGCTCTACGGCTACCCCGAGCGCGCCCCCGAAGAGCACGGCGTGGTCTACAACTCCGCCCGGCTGATCGGCCCCGACGGCACCCCGCTCGCCAACTACCGCAAGACCCACCTCTTCGGCTGCTTCGAGCGCGAGTGGTTCACCCCGGGGGAGCGGCAGGTCGTCCAGGCGGAGCTGGACGGGCTCCGGATCGGCCTGCTGATCTGCTACGACGTGGAGTTCCCGGAGAACGTCCGGGCGCACGCGCTGGCCGGGACCGATCTGCTGCTGGTGCCCACCGCGCAGATGCACCCCTTCCAGATCGTGCCGGAGCAGATGATCCCGGTCCGCGCCTTCGAGAACCAGATGTACGTGGCGTACGTCAACCGGGTCGGCGCGGAGGGCGAGTTCGAGTTCGTCGGCCTCAGCTGCCTGGCCGGGCCCGACGGGGTCGTCCGCACCCGTGCCGGGCGCTCCGAGCAGCTGGTGCAGGCCGCGGTGGACCCGGAATTCCTGAAGGAAGCGCGGGAGAACAACCCCTACCTCCAGGACCGGAGGCCGGAGCTCTACACCGACCTCGCCTGA
- a CDS encoding Lrp/AsnC family transcriptional regulator, which produces MRLNDLDERIVHALAEDARRSYADIGQEVGLSAPAVKRRVDRLRADGAITGFTVRVDPAALGWETEGFIEIFCRRNTSPEAIHRGLSRYPEVASASTVTGEADALVQVFAADMRHFERVLERIAGEPFVERTKSVLVLSPLLRRYGAGAPG; this is translated from the coding sequence GTGCGACTGAACGATCTCGACGAACGCATCGTCCACGCCCTCGCCGAGGACGCCCGCCGCAGCTACGCGGACATCGGCCAGGAGGTCGGACTGTCCGCGCCGGCGGTCAAGCGCCGGGTGGACCGGCTGCGGGCGGACGGCGCGATCACCGGGTTCACGGTGCGCGTCGACCCCGCCGCCCTCGGCTGGGAGACCGAGGGGTTCATCGAGATCTTCTGCCGCCGCAACACCTCGCCCGAGGCGATCCACCGCGGCCTGTCGCGCTATCCGGAAGTGGCGTCCGCCTCCACCGTCACCGGTGAGGCGGACGCCCTGGTGCAGGTCTTCGCCGCCGACATGCGGCACTTCGAACGGGTCCTGGAGCGGATCGCCGGCGAACCGTTCGTCGAGCGCACCAAGTCCGTCCTGGTCCTCTCCCCGCTGCTGCGACGCTACGGGGCGGGGGCGCCCGGCTGA